One region of Pagrus major chromosome 7, Pma_NU_1.0 genomic DNA includes:
- the cttnbp2nlb gene encoding CTTNBP2 N-terminal like b has translation MKDEKMNVEALSRAELLTLLSILEGELEAQDVVIHALRAQHRDAFVQERYGQYDLSDPFLALQRDSEPEERQNTLTQPHTHLQGRAVGPNPLAVLKLVMAHCKRMQERMMGQLAAAENRHRRMIADLEEEKRRRAQESAHSDDFTFMLRTERDKLLQQLEVECATVRRLEREHEQAVSQVEESLSQQQQLSSSLTLELQKASSLAQEEAQKVSQLRTLLQEETSALEKLRGVLEDEKSRAAQLEAGSKCQLAEFDAEREQMKARISKEEERSRELERQLEELRKRLIETGGCKEEAKEAVTEVKESLSKMMVVSTSVQTEPDGKATVTPKSTSLSKVNGYHIHKETELTQEGRGAENGGVVENTGGVLLHSPLHIHPHPHPQSPSSTASSSLSSSPISSPVLAKRLGSPGFHQSSYQAGVNQRFQAARHKFQSQAELEQQQHGGPLSPRDLSPTTSSIPPPPEHSTAKQLARNTVTQVLSRFTSQQSGVKLAPISSSPFGTDYRNVAASPPGGRSPSSGPLSPGIRSPLTPRSERTHPPPIPPKKPGMSPTPGSPSHSSRTSLFPELTGNCGHSNSGQEGAKEPDLVLSSSS, from the exons GCTCAGCACAGAGACGCTTTCGTCCAGGAGCGTTACGGCCAGTATGACCTCAGCGATCCATTCCTGGCCCTGCAGCGGGACAGCGAGCCCGAGGAGCGCCAGAACACGCTCACccagcctcacacacacctccaggGCCGGGCGGTGGGCCCAAACCCTCTGGCTGTGCTTAAGCTGGTCATGGCCCACTGCAAGAGGATGCAGGAGAGGATGATGGGACAGttggctgctgctgaaaacagacacaggaGG ATGATAGCTgatctggaggaggagaaacgaCGGCGTGCCCAAGAATCTGCGCACAGCGATGATTTCACCTTCATGCTgcggacagagagagacaaactgcTGCAACAG TTGGAAGTGGAGTGTGCAACAGTGCGAAGGTTAGAGAGGGAGCATGAACAGGCAGTCAGCCAGGTGGAGGAGTCactgtcccagcagcagcagctctcctcATCTCTGACTCTTGAGCTCCAGAAAGCCAGCAGCCTGGCTCAGGAGGAGGCTCAGAAGGTCTCTCAACTCCGCACCTTGCTCCAAGAGGAGACCAGTGCCCTGGAGAAGCTCCGGGGGGTTCTTGAAGACGAGAAGAGCAGGGCAGCCCAGCTGGAGGCCGGGTCGAAGTGCCAGCTGGCCGAGTTCGACGCAGAGCGAGAGCAGATGAAGGCCAGGATcagcaaagaggaggagaggagtagGGAGCTCGAGAGACAGCTGGAGGAGCTCAGGAAGAGGTTAATTGAAACAGGTGGATGTAAAGAGGAGGCAAAGGAGGCCGTGACAGAGGTGAAAGAGTCGCTTTCcaagatgatggtggtgtccACCTCTGTTCAGACTGAGCCAGACGGAAAGGCAACTGTCACTCCTAAATCCACCTCACTGTCAAAGGTCAACGGCTATCACATTCATAAAGAGACAGAACTGACACAGGAAGGCAGGGGAGCAGAAAATGGAGGGGTGGTGGAGAATACAGGAGGAGTACTTTTACATTCTCCTCTTCACATTCATCCTCACCCTCATCCTCAGTCTCCCTCCAGCACagcctcctcttccctctcctcttcccccaTTTCCTCCCCTGTTCTTGCCAAGCGCCTGGGCAGCCCAGGCTTCCATCAGTCCTCCTACCAGGCTGGAGTCAACCAGCGTTTCCAGGCCGCCAGGCACAAGTTCCAGAGCCAGGCcgagctggagcagcagcagcacggtGGCCCTCTCTCCCCCAGGGACCTCTCGCCCACCACTTCTTCCATCCCTCCCCCACCAGAGCACAGCACAGCCAAGCAGCTGGCCCGCAACACTGTCACTCAGGTGCTGTCCCGCTTCACCAGCCAGCAGTCTGGCGTCAAGCTGGCACCAATCAGCAGCTCGCCATTTGGTACAGACTACCGCAACGTAGCAGCATCACCTCCTGGGGGGAGGTCACCTTCTTCAGGGCCTCTGTCTCCAGGCATCCGCTCCCCCCTCACTCCCCGCTCTGAGAGGACCCATCCGCCTCCGATCCCTCCCAAGAAGCCGGGCATGAGTCCAACTCCAGGCTCCCCAAGTCACTCTAGTCGGACCAGTCTCTTCCCAGAGCTGACAGGGAACTGTGGACACAGCAACAGTGGGCAGGAGGGAGCCAAGGAGCCTGACCTGGTTTTGTCTTCTAGCAGCTAA